A region of the Chitinophagaceae bacterium genome:
AATTCACCAGTAACATTGCTTTTGACAGGCCATACCTGGTAACCTTGCTGAATAATCTGATCCGGTTGTATAAAAAATAGCAATCAGCCGTTACCGGGAATTTCCACAGATTTATACGGATCATTTTCACAGATGACCACAGAAAATCTGTGCAAATCCGTGTAAATCTGTGGTTGAAAAAAAGTTGCTGGCCGGAGGCCATACAACGGGGGCGGCATAGAGGTATTTTTATCAGCTGAATGTTTTCAATATCGCCAGACCTTCCTTCCATTCTTTATGCCCGAGGCGGTATTGATGTGCCCGGCATTACCGATATTGATGAATCGCTGCCCCAGTAAGACGCAAAATATTCAGCCCGTTCCAATGAGACCCAGGGATCATCTGCACTGGCAACCACGATGGTCTTGAAATGGATCTTCTCCACCGGGATAGGGGCAAAGCCTGTTGCGGGAAAAGTATATTGAGGCGCTTCCAGGTCGCTGGGAGCCAGTAATGCCCCTTTTTCATGGGGATGCGTATCTTAAGTTTTAGCCTTTGAACGATCGTGCATGCGTATAAATGTACTGAATAACAAAGCCCACCGGCAGGGTGGGCTGAAGAATTCAGTTATGGCTCAATTGCAAATGCAACCTGGCCTGTTGGGGCATTTTGTTTTTGTACGTTCTTTTTTCTGAACCGGTTTTTTAGTCTTAGTATTTCTTTTTCCACCATCTGCATAGGCTATGCCGGCTGACATAATAACCAATGCAAGGGTGCTCAACAATATTTTTCATTTGAATTGCTTTACTGGTTTTGATCTGCGATCTCAAATATATGGATCTTTTTAATAGTAGGATCAGGGGGTTTGTGCACCATCGGGGCGGAGGTGGTTCTTCCGCCCGGTGGCGGCCAGGAGCAGTGGAATTCCTTCTGGTCCTTTGTTTGCATTTCCATTGTGTTCTTTGCGGTTCGATCCTTAACCTTGATTAAAGAAAGTTAACCGCAAAGGGCGCAAAGTGGTTCCTGACCATGTCTCTGCTTTGTTCAAAAGCCGGGGCGTAATATAGTTGGAATTGTTCTGTTTCGTGCGCCACGAACCGGGGCGGAGCCGAAGGGTAACCACAAAGGGCGCAAAGTTTTTTCCGCAAAGGGCGCAAAGTGCTTCCTGACCATGGCTGCTGTTTTCACGAACCAGGGCGGAAGCAATATACAGGTAATATAGAGTCGTGCAGTTAACATGCAGTTTACCTTAGTTACTTGCTTATTGCTCCGAAGGATGCGCAATGGAATATGCTGCTAAAAGAGGAAATAATGGTCAACATGCACTGTTACGGAGGCCCTGGTTGATGGGTCACCGACCAGTCGGTAGCGATTAAAACGATGTAAAACGATTGAAACGATGTAAAACGATTGAAAACGGCAAAAACGGTATAAAACGGCTAAAAACGGTCGATTTCGGCAACTTATTTGGAAAGCCCCCCTTGGGGATCGTATGTTTGAAGCATGGCTAAGAAGAAAAAACTATACCGCCGCATACCATACCTCCCTTCTCACTCACCCTTATCCGTGGGGCAATAGGAAAGGAGTTTGTGATCAAGCATTACAGCTATGGTGCTATCCGGACCAGGTACCCGGATATGACCCGTATCATTGCTTCGGCAAAGCAACGCAAATGCCGCAACCTTTTTAAAGAAGCGGTGGAATATGCAAAGCAGGTGATAGCTGATCCGGTAGAAAAAGCGGCCTGGCAAAAAAGACTCCGCAGGCGCAACGGGGTATTTAATGCTGCCGTTAAGTTCTATATGCTGAAAGAGAAACGGGATAAGGAACGTGCAAAGATGATGACGGACACGCTGCTCTGGCTGGCATTTAAAAATGCAACGGCGCAGGAAATGGCAGAGGAGCAAAGGGGCTACAGCAATCCGGCGAACGAACAACTGCCCAAAGTAATTTCGCTCCGGCCGGTGGAGATACGAAACCGGGGTGATGGGCTTAGCGGTAATTGATCCCGGTCGGTGAAGACACCGACCAGGGCGATAAGTCTGTACACATATTCAATGATCAATGTTCAGATTTCAATTTTCAGGTCTTCGTCCTGGCTACTGCCTTCACGAACCGGTTCGGACAACACTATTCTATACTATGTTAGGCCTGTTTGCCTGGCAGTCATAAAATCTGCGTAATATAATTTTATTGTCAAAGTCGAGTCAGGAGACACATTTGGCGGGTATGATCTGCGCTTTACCAGACCAGGCTTTGCAATAAGATAACGTATTTCTCCTTCCTGCATTCCCCTTAGTCCTTCGTCAACAGCATTTGTTGCTTGATTCCCACCAATCAATACTTTCACAGGATTACCTGAATTTTCGTTTGAATATAATACCGTACCGTCTAAATACGAGGTTGTCTCACGAATCAAAACTTCCTGTCCAACCTTTGCTTTTTGGCCATTACCATTTTTAAGAATTTTATATTTAAGTCCTGTTTCGGTGGTTATATAGCCGTCGTCTGAATGTGATGTTGTCAGTCTATTTTGACTGGAGCAACTTAAAAACCAATAGGAACTGAATAGAATTAAAAAATACCGCATTTTCTTTGTTTTGTTATTAAAAAGAAATTATTTCTGTCATTTTGTATTTCTGCCAACTCCGGAATATACGGGAGTTTTGTATTAAAAAATTTCGCAAATACAAATAGTACCCCGACCTGGTTCTGCACAGGTAACATAATCGTTCTGGTTCGTGCGTCAGGAACCGGGACGGGAATTTCCTTTGCGTTCTTTGTGTGCATTTCCTCTGCGGTCTTTGCGGTTTCTTGTCCTGAGCGTAGCCGAAGGGTAACCGCAGGAGGGCGCAAAGTTTTTCGCAAAGCACGCAAAGGGGTTCCTGACCATGGCTGCTGTCTTCACGAACCTTTAGGAATTTACCAACACCCTACGAGCCACGCAGGATCTTCTCCATCTTCCTGCCCTTGGCCAACTCATCCACTAACTTATCCAGGTACCTGACCTGCTGCGTCAAAGGATCCTCAATTTCCTCCACACGATACCCGCAGATCACCCCGGTGATGAGGTGTACATTGGGGTTTAGCGAAGCATGTTTGAAGAATATTTCAAAACTTACATTTTCTTTTATCAGTTCCTGCAGTTTCCTGTAATTGAAACCAGTTAACCACTCTATTACCTGCTGCAATTCTTCCTTTGTTCTGCCCTTCTTCTCCACTTTTGCGAGATACATGGGATAGACCGAGGCGAAGCTCATTTTTGCGATACGCTGGTTGGTTGTGCTGGAATTGTTCATAGCTTGTATTATTGTGTTCAACCCTGGTTAATGTTTTCACCGGCGGCAACCAGCAACCAATGAAGAAGGATGCTGGTGATCATTCCGGTTTGAGTTCCAGGAACGGGGGTGGGGGGCAAAATTTATTTATTTTTTTACACAGTTCATGTTAGCCTTTGGTTGGTTTGCAGATTTTACTACGTAAGCCGTAGCACCATTTGGTCTTCTGCAAAATAGTTACCATTCCATTTTATTGAATTCTGCTCAGTCCCATATTTTTCAAAACCAAATTTTTCATAAAGTTGTTTTGCCCTTAAATTACCGGTTAGTACAATCAAATTAATTTGTTCAATACCCGGGATGGTTTTTGCCCGTTTAATGATCTCCTCAAGTAATTGTCTTGCAATTCCTTGTCCACGAAATTCTTTTGAAACATACATTGTGAACAAGATTCCCTTGTGCCGTAATTTTTCTCTATCCTCTCCGTCACGGGCAAAACTTGCTACGCCGGCTAAAACATTTTTTGCATAGGCTCCAAGAGTAAAGCTGTCAGTTCTGTCCTTTGTGGGAAATGGTGCGTTCAGGTTATCCCTGGGTGTAATAAGGAGGGTTTCCTCATCACTTTGAAGTCCGATAGCTAAGAACATTTTGTACTCCTCAATTTGTGCGGATGAAATTTCTTTTATTTTTATGCTGTCCATTTTAATTTTGTGTATCGTGTTTTTACAATGACCGGTAACGTTCGAGACCTTTAGTGCAGTTGGGGAACAAAAAATTATTTTAAACGTGTTTTATTTCGAATTGAACTCTCCTATTTATACAAATTATTTACAACAAAATTTCCGAAAGCTTGCCAAACATCTGAATAACGGGCATGATACACTAAGTCAGAAAACAGGAAAGCTGTTAACACAATTAAATTAGGTGTCCAATTTTTCTTTTTTGTAAAGTCGCTTAAAAAAAAGGTAGCAGCCAGTGCGGTTTTAAAGTATAAAACAATGGGAAGTATATTAGTTGCTCCTATATCTGGAAAATAACTAATCATGATTCTGTTCATTGATGGACCAATCATGATTATCGCAGTACCAATTATGAACCGCATGTGCCAATATGTATTTTTTCTAAAGTAGATTGCTAATGAATAAAAAAGTACAAACATGAATAGTTGCATCCATGTTATTGACTGAATTGCCATAACATCAATGGAATCTTTTTTAAGTATTCCGGTTTGATAATTCTGCTTTGCAATAAGAAACATAGAAAAAACAATCAATGGTGCAATTAAATAAGTCAACCTTCCCAAAAAATGATGTACTGTATATTTCCTCTTATAAATCAATATTGGCTGTAAAACAAGTAGGAAAACCCAAGAAGCCATTAATGCTCCATGAATATGGTGTACCCAAGAAAATCCGGTAAATTCCGGAATATGTTTTAAATAAGTAGCATGAAACCCAATGTGTACAATTATAAACATAAGTATCATTCCAGCAATGATTGTCTTAATCTTAATTTGTTTTGGATGGTTTATGTCGTCTTGTTGCATTGTTGATAGAAGGTAAATGGTTTTGGAGTTGAAAAACGTTTTTAATTATTATTTGACCATTTAAAGTTTTGGTATAAAAAGTATTTCAAGCCGGAGGCTGTGTAGAAGAGCCTTGCCTGCAACATTAGTATTTATGTAATCATACGCAGTATCCCGTTTAAATCAACCATTGATTTTCAGCGAACTGGTATTATACATTTTGTATGACTTATTGCTCCAATGCAAAATCAGGAACCACGGATATTATCCATTCAGCCTCATTTATCATCAGTCAAACTCATTCCGGAAGCCGAGTGTCTTCACATTCTTCACGCTCTCCATCACAATATCGTCCTGGTATTCTTTGAAGGCTTCCAGTTTACCGGCAATGGACGTGTCGTGCAGGGCCAGTATCTGTGCGGCAAGGATGCCTGCATTTTTGGCGCCGTTGAGGGCAACGGTAGCCACGGGTACGCCATAAGGCATTTGTACAATGGAGAGCATGGAATCCCAGCCGTCGATGCTGTTGGAGGATTTAACGGGTACGCCGATCACGGGCAGTATGGTATTCGCAGCGATCATACCAGGCAGGTGTGCGGCGCCTCCGGCGCCGGCTATGATAACTTTCACACCCCTGTCCTTTGCCTGCTGTGCATAGTCCCGCAGGCGCTCGGGTGTGCGGTGGGCCGATACAATGGTAAGTTCCGGCTCCACTTCAAACTGGCGCAGCATCTCGGCAGCACCGTTCATGATCTCCAGGTCGCTTTCGCTTCCCATCACGATGGCTACGAGGGGGCCGACGGATAAAGGTTTGATGTTTGATGTTTGATGTTTGAGGTTTGTTGTTTGTTTGGCCATTACACTCTGGTTTTAAATTTTTGCCCTTTGGTTTTCGAAGTGTTAAGGTATGAAATAAATGCAGAGATTTGAAGTTTGAAGTTTGAGCCATCAGACCCTGTTTTTAAATTTTTGCCCTTTGGTTTTCGAAGTGTTAAGGTAAGTGATAAATGCATAGATCTTCTTTGCGAGGATATCTGCCTTTTGATACAACGTGTTGAATACTTCCTGGCTTAAATACTTATTGTCAACACACCTGTATAGTTGCGATTTCAACTCGCCAATCTCTCCTTTTGAATAGCTGAGGGAATTAATAAACTCCAGTTTGCTTGCTCTTTCGAATCCTTCTGCAATATTGTCCATAACAGAGCCTGAACTTCCCCGGATCTGGTCCCTAAGCCGGTAATCGCTTTTTAATGGTTCAATAAAAGTTAGTGAATATATCTCTTTAGATAATGCTCTTGCAAGTTGCCATACTTCCAGATCCTCAAATTTTGTAATGGTAGCCATTGGAAAAGTTATATGTAGTTAGGGTAACCTCAAACCCCAAACCTCAAACCCCAAACTACAAACCACAAACAATATTCTCCCGGTGAAAATCCCCGATTATCTGACCAGATCACCTTTCAGCTTCAGCAACTCCGTTTCGGCTAGTTTTGTATTATACCGTGCAGCGATCAGCCTGTCGTAGGCCAGTTCCAGGCTTTTCTGTGTTTCCCTTAATTCAAGATAGGTGGAGATGCCGAGCCGCAATCTTTCCAATGCGATGTACACATTCTCTTTTGCCAGCACGATGTTCTCTTCTTCCAGCGCCAGGGTTTTCTTTTGCAGCTCATAATCCTTATAGGCATTGGTGATGCTCAGGTCTATTTGTGCTTTTTGATTCCGGTATGTGATGTCGAGGTAATCAATATCCAGTTGCGCCTGCTGTATCTGGCGGCGGGTATTGAAGCCGTTCAGGATCGGGATGCTGATGCCGATGCCGTAGTTGAACCCGTTGTTGCGGCTGTAGAGCGGGGTGAAGGGATTGATCACCGTCTTGTTATCGGTCTTGGAATAATTGTATGCCGAGTTGAACGTAAGGATGGGATAGCGCTCTGCTTTTCTTTCTTTCAGCGTAAGCCTGCCGATGTCGATATTCTTTTTGGTGAGTTGTAACAGCGGGTTGGTCTTTTCCACAACGCCCAGCAGGTCGCCCAGGATGATGTCGTTTGAAAAGGTGATGGAATCAGACACTTCGTACCGGGTATTCAGTACCACGTTCATCAGCTGGTTCAGTTGTTCTTTCAACTGTTCGATCAGGGTCTGCTGTTTCAGCCTGGCCGCTTTTTGTGCATTCAGGTCAACCTTGCCCTGTAATAATTCCGGTTTGGCGCCCAGGCCCACGCTCAATCTTTTCTCCGCCACTTTCACCCGTTCTTCATTGATGCTCATCTGCTCTTCAATGGCTTTCAGCAGTTGTTTCTGGCGAACGATGTTGTAATAGTTGTTGATCACATCGGCAACGGTGGTAACCATCTGGTTCCGGATGTTCAGTTCACCCAGTTTCACGAACTCGGCCAGTTTATCTTTTGTGGCAAACATCTTAAACCCATCGAACAGGGTCCAGTTAAGCTGCACCGAGCCGGAGAGGTTGTTGGAACGGATGGCCTTGCTTTCCCGCTTTGAACCATCCGCCAGTTTTTGTTTCTGGTTATTGTTATTGAATACCAGTCCGCCCGTAGCATTCAGCCTTGGTAAGAAGGCGGCACGGGCATAGGAATTATCCAGTGCATAAGAACTGGAGTCGTTGCGCAGCAATTGGATGTCGAAATTATTTTCCAGTGCTGCCGTGATGGCCTGTTCCACCGATAATTTCTCCTGTGAAAATGCCGGCAGGTATCCCAGGAGGATAAAAAGATACAGGACCGTTATTTTAAAGCGATTCTTCATTTAAAACATTTTATCATCCTTGTTGGGGAGTTTGCGGAATATCGTCCAGGGCACTCCTTTTTTTCTTTGTTGAAAGGTAAGAGTACATGGCTGGTATTACAAACAGGGTAAGGATCAATGAGAACATCACACCTCCTACGATCACGATACCCAGCGGGATGCGGCTGGTGGATGCATCGCCCAATGATAAGGCAAGCGGCAGGGCACCCAGGCTCATGGCAAGGCTTGTCATGATGATGGGGCGGAACCGGGCCACAGCCGCTTCTGTTACAGCGGGGATCTTCTTATTGCCCGCCAGTTGTTTCTTATTGGCAAACTCCACAATTAAAATACCGTTCTTGGTCACCAGGCCGATGAGCATGATCATACCGATCTGTGAGAATATATTGAGTGTTTGGCCGAAAATCCATAAGGAAAGCACGGCGCCTGCCAATGCCAGCGGCACGGTGAACATGATCGTTAACGGATCGATGAAGCTTTCGAACTGGGCAGCAAGCACCAGGTAGATAAGCAGCAGGGCCAGGATGAACGCAAAGAACGTGTTGCCGGAGCTTTCAGCAAAATCCCTGGAAGTACCCGATAGCGATGTAGAGAACGTATCGTCAGTAGTTTTTTTGAAATGGTCTCCATCTCCTTTATTCCATCGCCTACTGTTTTACCGGGCTGCAGTCCTGATGATATGGTGGCAGACCTGTACCGGTTGAAATGGTAAATAGTGGGCGGCGTTACTTCTTCGGTATAGGTAATGAGGTTCTCCAGCGGAATGGCTTCCCCATTGCGGTTGCGAACATAGATCGTCTTCAGGTCGGCGGGGTCATCCCGGTCGGAACGTATCACCTGTCCCAATACCTGGTATTGTTTTCCCTCTTTGGTAAAATAGCCCATGCGGCGGTTGCTCATGGAAAGCTGCAGGGTCTGCGAAATATCATCCACGCTCACGCCCAATGCACTTGCCTTCATGCGGTCGATGGTGATACGCAGTTCGGGTTTATTGAATTTAAGGTCGGCATCCACACCCAGTAACACCGTGCTCTTGTTTGCTTCTTCCAGGAACCGGGGCAATACTTTCTTTATCTTTTCGGGATCCACATTCTGCAACACGAACTGTACCGGCTGGCCCGAACGCCGGTTCACCGAAATGGTCTGTTCCTGAATGGCGAAGGCCCTTCCATCGGTAAAGCGTGACATGGATCTGTTCACCCAGTTCACCACATCCTGCTGGCTGCGTTTTCTTTCAGACGGACTGGTCAATACCACCCGCACAAAACCTGAGTTGGATGAACCGGAGCCGGTGAAGCCGGGCGCTGTCATGCTGACCATGTATCTTTTTTCCGGGATGGAATCAAGCAGGAAGTTGGATAGTTTGTCCATGAACTTATCCATCGCATCATAGGAAGTCCCTTCGGGTGCAGTAACGGATAAACGGAAAGCACTTTTATCTTCCATGGGCGCCAGTTCACTCTGCAGTTTGCTGCCCACCAGGAAAATGACCCCGAAGCATACTACCAGGAGAACGAGCGCCATCCATCTAACTTTCATGAAACCGGTCAGTGCACGGCGGTAACCGTTTTCCAGGTTGCGGAAGAAGGGTTCGGTAGCGGTATAGAACCGGGAATGTTTGTGCGACTTGCCGGCAAGGAATACGTTGAGTACCGGTGTTAAGGTAAGCGATACAAAGGCGGATATGAGCACCGCACCCGCCACCACGATCCCGAATTCACGGAAGAGCCTGCCTACAAAACCCTGCAGGAAGATGATGGGGAGGAACACAATGGCCAGGGTGATGGAAGT
Encoded here:
- a CDS encoding GNAT family N-acetyltransferase, producing MDSIKIKEISSAQIEEYKMFLAIGLQSDEETLLITPRDNLNAPFPTKDRTDSFTLGAYAKNVLAGVASFARDGEDREKLRHKGILFTMYVSKEFRGQGIARQLLEEIIKRAKTIPGIEQINLIVLTGNLRAKQLYEKFGFEKYGTEQNSIKWNGNYFAEDQMVLRLT
- the purE gene encoding 5-(carboxyamino)imidazole ribonucleotide mutase; this translates as MAKQTTNLKHQTSNIKPLSVGPLVAIVMGSESDLEIMNGAAEMLRQFEVEPELTIVSAHRTPERLRDYAQQAKDRGVKVIIAGAGGAAHLPGMIAANTILPVIGVPVKSSNSIDGWDSMLSIVQMPYGVPVATVALNGAKNAGILAAQILALHDTSIAGKLEAFKEYQDDIVMESVKNVKTLGFRNEFD
- a CDS encoding four helix bundle protein translates to MATITKFEDLEVWQLARALSKEIYSLTFIEPLKSDYRLRDQIRGSSGSVMDNIAEGFERASKLEFINSLSYSKGEIGELKSQLYRCVDNKYLSQEVFNTLYQKADILAKKIYAFITYLNTSKTKGQKFKNRV
- a CDS encoding DUF2200 domain-containing protein, which translates into the protein MNNSSTTNQRIAKMSFASVYPMYLAKVEKKGRTKEELQQVIEWLTGFNYRKLQELIKENVSFEIFFKHASLNPNVHLITGVICGYRVEEIEDPLTQQVRYLDKLVDELAKGRKMEKILRGS
- a CDS encoding FKBP-type peptidyl-prolyl cis-trans isomerase, with protein sequence MRYFLILFSSYWFLSCSSQNRLTTSHSDDGYITTETGLKYKILKNGNGQKAKVGQEVLIRETTSYLDGTVLYSNENSGNPVKVLIGGNQATNAVDEGLRGMQEGEIRYLIAKPGLVKRRSYPPNVSPDSTLTIKLYYADFMTARQTGLT
- a CDS encoding alpha/beta hydrolase, which gives rise to MAPSDLEAPQYTFPATGFAPIPVEKIHFKTIVVASADDPWVSLERAEYFASYWGSDSSISVMPGTSIPPRA
- a CDS encoding TolC family protein: MKNRFKITVLYLFILLGYLPAFSQEKLSVEQAITAALENNFDIQLLRNDSSSYALDNSYARAAFLPRLNATGGLVFNNNNQKQKLADGSKRESKAIRSNNLSGSVQLNWTLFDGFKMFATKDKLAEFVKLGELNIRNQMVTTVADVINNYYNIVRQKQLLKAIEEQMSINEERVKVAEKRLSVGLGAKPELLQGKVDLNAQKAARLKQQTLIEQLKEQLNQLMNVVLNTRYEVSDSITFSNDIILGDLLGVVEKTNPLLQLTKKNIDIGRLTLKERKAERYPILTFNSAYNYSKTDNKTVINPFTPLYSRNNGFNYGIGISIPILNGFNTRRQIQQAQLDIDYLDITYRNQKAQIDLSITNAYKDYELQKKTLALEEENIVLAKENVYIALERLRLGISTYLELRETQKSLELAYDRLIAARYNTKLAETELLKLKGDLVR